A region from the Panicum hallii strain FIL2 chromosome 1, PHallii_v3.1, whole genome shotgun sequence genome encodes:
- the LOC112901130 gene encoding probable carboxylesterase 2 has protein sequence MASTNTAPSGVDSADEVLHEFGIVRIYKSGRVERPLVALPVTPGLDDATGIKSRDVHLGAYSVRLYLPPAAVTAPSARLPVVVYVHGGGFVAESAASPGCHRFLNRLTAACPALGVSVEYRLAPEHPLPAAYDDSLAALKWTLAAADPWVAAHGDLDRVFLAGDSAGANICHYLAVHPDVVDAQTQHQGQGGSARARRRLKGAVLIHPWFWGSEAVGGEPRHPAARAMGARLWLFACPDADGMDDPRMNPMAPGAPGLGTMACERVMVCAAEHDFLRWRGRAYAEAVAAARGVEGEGSVELLETEGEGHVFYVFKPDGGKAKAMLDRIVSFVNAP, from the coding sequence ATGGCGTCCACCAACACCGCCCCATCCGGCGTGGACTCTGCCGACGAGGTCCTCCACGAATTCGGCATCGTCCGGATCTACAAGAGCGGCCGCGTCGAGCGGCCCCTCGTGGCCCTGCCCGTTACGCCGGGCCTCGACGACGCCACCGGCATCAAGTCCAGGGACGTCCATCTCGGCGCCTACTCCGTCCGCCTCTACCTGCctccggccgcggtcaccgccccCAGCGCCAGGCTCCCGGTCGTCGTGTAcgtccacggcggcggcttcgtGGCGGAGTCCGCCGCGTCCCCGGGCTGCCACCGCTTCCTGAACAGGCTCACGGCCGCCTGCCCAGCCCTCGGCGTCTCTGTCGAGTACCGCCTCGCGCCAGAGCACCCGCTCCCGGCGGCCTACGACGACTCCCTCGCCGCGCTCAAGTGGACGCTCGCCGCGGCCGACCCGTGGGTCGCCGCGCACGGCGACCTCGACCGCGTCTTCTTGGCCGGGGACAGCGCCGGCGCTAACATCTGCCACTACCTGGCCGTCCACCCCGACGTCGTCGACGCCCAGACACAACATCAGGGCCAgggcggcagcgcgcgggcgcggcggaggctcaAGGGCGCCGTCCTGATCCACCCCTGGTTCTGGGGGTCGGAGGCCGTGGGCGGGGAGCCACGGCACCCCGCGGCGCGCGCCATGGGGGCGCGGCTCTGGCTGTTCGCGTGCCCCGACGCGGACGGCATGGACGACCCGCGGATGAACCCGATGGCGCCCGGCGCGCCGGGGCTGGGCACGATGGCGTGCGAGCGGGTCATGGTGTGCGCCGCGGAGCACGACTTCCTGAGGTGGCGCGGCCGAGCGTacgcggaggcggtggccgcGGCGAGGGGCGTGGAGGGGGAGGGATCGGTGGAGCTGCTGGAGACGGAGGGCGAGGGGCATGTGTTCTATGTCTTCAAACCCGACGGCGGCAAGGCCAAGGCCATGCTCGACAGGATCGTCTCCTTCGTCAATGCTCCGTGA